In a genomic window of Azospirillum lipoferum 4B:
- a CDS encoding nucleobase:cation symporter-2 family protein, translated as MTRATDKTAAHPVDEVLPPWRLLALGLQHVLVMYAGAVAVPLIIGGALKLPKDQIAMLINADLFACGVVTLIQAVGFWRFGIRLPIMMGVTFAAVGPMVAMAANPSLGLLGIYGAVIGSGIFAMVAAPLVGRLLPLFPPVVTGSVIAIIGISLMRVGVGWAGGGVGNPRFGDPAFLGVAAFVLATILALMKHGRGFVRNVAVLLGLVAGMVLAMALGMVNFSGLAEAPWVALVQPFQFGLPVFDPIAILTMSLVMIVVMIESTGMFLAVGDMVGRPVTQEDLVRGLRTDGLGTLIGGVFNTFPYTSFSQNVGLVGVTGVRSRWVCAAGGLILLLLGLLPKLAHVVASVPAFVLGGAGLVMFGMVAATGVRILSQVDYANRRENLIVVAVSVGVGLIPLVSDKFFSQMPAFLSPLLHSGILLGTLTAVALNWYFNGLATGARARHDAAAAAHGVEA; from the coding sequence ATGACACGCGCCACCGACAAGACAGCCGCCCATCCCGTCGACGAGGTGCTGCCGCCCTGGCGGCTGCTGGCGCTGGGTCTGCAGCATGTGCTGGTGATGTATGCCGGGGCCGTCGCGGTGCCGCTGATCATCGGCGGGGCGCTGAAGCTGCCCAAGGACCAGATCGCCATGCTGATCAACGCCGACCTGTTCGCCTGCGGCGTGGTCACGCTGATCCAGGCGGTGGGGTTCTGGCGCTTCGGCATCCGGCTGCCGATCATGATGGGCGTCACCTTTGCCGCCGTCGGGCCGATGGTGGCGATGGCGGCCAACCCGTCGCTGGGGCTCCTGGGGATCTATGGCGCGGTGATCGGATCCGGCATCTTCGCCATGGTGGCGGCGCCGCTGGTCGGCCGGCTGCTGCCTTTGTTCCCCCCGGTGGTGACCGGCAGCGTCATCGCCATCATCGGCATCTCGCTGATGCGGGTCGGGGTGGGCTGGGCCGGCGGCGGGGTGGGCAACCCGCGCTTCGGCGATCCGGCCTTCCTGGGGGTTGCCGCCTTCGTGCTGGCGACGATCCTGGCGCTGATGAAGCATGGCCGCGGATTCGTCCGCAACGTCGCGGTGCTGCTGGGGCTGGTGGCCGGCATGGTGCTGGCGATGGCGCTGGGCATGGTCAATTTCAGCGGTCTGGCCGAGGCACCGTGGGTGGCGCTGGTCCAGCCCTTCCAATTCGGCCTGCCGGTCTTCGACCCCATCGCCATCCTGACCATGTCGCTGGTGATGATCGTGGTGATGATCGAGTCGACCGGCATGTTCCTGGCCGTCGGCGACATGGTCGGCCGCCCGGTGACGCAGGAGGATCTGGTCCGCGGCCTGCGCACCGACGGGCTGGGCACGCTGATCGGCGGCGTCTTCAACACCTTTCCCTACACCTCCTTCTCGCAGAATGTCGGGCTGGTCGGGGTGACCGGCGTGCGCAGCCGCTGGGTCTGCGCGGCTGGCGGGCTGATCCTGCTTCTGCTGGGGCTGCTGCCGAAGCTGGCCCATGTGGTGGCGTCGGTGCCGGCCTTCGTGCTGGGCGGCGCCGGGCTGGTGATGTTCGGCATGGTGGCGGCGACCGGCGTACGGATCCTGTCGCAGGTCGATTACGCCAACCGGCGCGAGAACCTGATCGTCGTGGCGGTCAGCGTCGGCGTCGGGCTGATTCCGCTGGTGTCCGACAAGTTCTTTTCGCAGATGCCGGCCTTCCTGTCGCCGCTGCTGCACAGCGGCATCCTGCTGGGCACCCTGACGGCGGTGGCGCTGAACTGGTACTTCAACGGCCTGGCGACGGGCGCCCGTGCCCGTCACGACGCCGCCGCCGCGGCGCATGGGGTGGAGGCCTAG
- a CDS encoding IS5 family transposase — protein MRERGVRAPFQSPGRGQRQRVHDARRDHRPRPPAQRRGAKKGGACQAIGRSRGGLTTKIHAIVDALGNPVAISLTPGQASDFSQAAPLLDAVEPQALIADKAYDGDALIDALKERDIVPVIPSKANRLIARDTDFALYRERNLVERFFNKLKGFRAIATRYDKLASTFLAAVYLVSAVIWLN, from the coding sequence GTGCGAGAGCGGGGTGTTCGAGCGCCTTTTCAAAGCCCTGGCCGAGGACAGCGACAACGAGTACATGATGCTCGACGCGACCATCGTCCGCGCCCACCAGCACAGCGCCGGGGCGCGAAAAAAGGGGGCGCCTGCCAAGCCATCGGCCGATCACGAGGGGGGCTGACGACGAAGATCCATGCCATCGTGGACGCCTTGGGCAACCCGGTGGCGATCTCCCTGACCCCCGGTCAGGCCTCTGACTTCAGCCAAGCCGCCCCTCTGCTCGACGCGGTCGAGCCGCAGGCCCTCATCGCCGACAAGGCCTATGATGGCGACGCCCTGATCGACGCATTGAAGGAGCGCGACATCGTCCCCGTCATCCCGTCCAAGGCTAATCGGCTGATCGCCCGCGATACCGATTTCGCCTTGTACCGCGAACGTAATCTCGTCGAGCGATTCTTCAACAAGCTGAAGGGCTTCCGAGCCATTGCAACTCGATACGACAAGCTTGCCAGCACTTTCTTGGCGGCTGTTTACCTCGTGTCGGCTGTCATCTGGCTCAACTGA
- the yddG gene encoding aromatic amino acid exporter YddG, translating into MPASTAARPALSDRRAVNRATLVGFIAILLWATLAPLATLASMVPPFQLVATSFLLAFLVGSCWTALRGDNPLRYFRQPPAAWALGVGGLFGFHFLYFMALQAAPPVEANLINYLWPLLIVLFSALLPGERLRAWHVGGAVAGLAGTALLIARGGSGGLGSGLSIDPAHLPGYAAALGSAVTWAGYSVLRRRLGQIGEAPTDAVSAFCLATAILSLLCHLALEQTVWPETAAGWGAMLLLGLGPVGAAFFVWDYGVRHGDIRALGALSYLAPLLSTLLLVLFGLAANSAIIWVSCALIAGGSLLASKDLLLRKS; encoded by the coding sequence ATGCCCGCCTCAACTGCCGCCCGCCCCGCCCTGTCCGACCGCCGTGCCGTCAACCGCGCGACGCTGGTCGGCTTCATCGCCATCCTGTTGTGGGCGACACTGGCCCCGCTGGCGACGCTGGCCTCGATGGTGCCGCCGTTCCAGCTGGTGGCGACCTCCTTCCTGCTGGCCTTCCTGGTCGGCAGTTGCTGGACGGCGCTGCGCGGCGACAACCCCTTGCGCTATTTCCGCCAGCCGCCCGCCGCCTGGGCGCTGGGGGTGGGCGGGCTGTTCGGCTTCCACTTCCTCTATTTCATGGCGCTGCAGGCGGCGCCGCCAGTGGAAGCCAACCTGATCAACTATCTGTGGCCGCTGCTGATCGTGCTGTTCTCGGCATTGCTGCCGGGGGAGCGGCTGCGGGCGTGGCATGTCGGCGGCGCCGTCGCCGGCTTGGCGGGCACCGCGCTGCTGATCGCCCGCGGCGGAAGCGGCGGCCTGGGGAGCGGGCTTTCCATCGATCCGGCGCATCTGCCGGGCTATGCCGCGGCCCTGGGCAGCGCCGTCACCTGGGCCGGCTATTCGGTGCTGCGCCGCCGGCTGGGCCAGATCGGCGAGGCGCCGACCGACGCCGTCAGCGCCTTCTGCCTCGCCACCGCGATCCTGTCGCTGCTCTGCCATCTGGCGCTGGAACAGACGGTGTGGCCGGAGACCGCCGCCGGCTGGGGAGCGATGCTGCTGTTGGGGCTGGGACCGGTGGGGGCGGCCTTCTTCGTCTGGGATTACGGCGTGCGCCACGGCGACATCCGGGCGCTGGGGGCGCTGTCCTATCTGGCGCCGCTGCTGTCGACCCTGCTGCTGGTCCTGTTCGGCCTCGCCGCCAATTCGGCGATCATCTGGGTGTCCTGCGCCCTGATCGCCGGCGGCTCGCTGCTGGCAAGCAAGGACCTGCTGCTGCGGAAGTCCTAG
- a CDS encoding AraC family transcriptional regulator translates to MASPHRPSVSTRSYDGFERRHAHEHHQIVLPIAGTLDMEVGGACGRVGDGRGVLVADGMPHSFRSAGTNRFVVLDVPAGGLVPEAAVQACDAFFAIDTALDGLVRYLAAEASDRPLDPVLAHHAAGLLLRALEARRPTPAAPDDPVERALALMAERCEEPLTVADLAAAVGLAPSRFHERFRAQTGTTPARRLAELRLDRAEALLRAGDLPLADVALSVGFSDQSALTRSLRRRRGTTPGALRNRL, encoded by the coding sequence GTGGCGTCCCCGCATCGGCCGAGCGTCAGCACCCGCAGTTACGACGGGTTCGAGCGGCGGCACGCGCATGAGCATCACCAGATCGTCCTGCCCATCGCCGGGACCCTCGACATGGAGGTCGGCGGCGCTTGCGGGCGGGTGGGCGACGGGCGCGGTGTGCTGGTGGCGGACGGGATGCCGCACAGCTTCCGCAGCGCCGGGACCAACCGCTTCGTCGTGCTGGACGTGCCGGCCGGCGGGCTGGTGCCGGAGGCCGCGGTACAGGCTTGCGACGCCTTCTTCGCCATCGACACGGCGCTGGATGGATTGGTGCGCTATCTGGCGGCGGAGGCGTCCGACCGGCCGCTCGATCCGGTGCTGGCTCATCATGCGGCCGGGCTGCTGCTGCGCGCCCTGGAAGCGCGCCGTCCCACCCCCGCCGCGCCGGACGATCCGGTGGAGCGGGCCCTGGCCCTGATGGCGGAACGCTGCGAGGAGCCGTTGACGGTGGCTGACCTGGCCGCCGCGGTCGGGCTGGCGCCCAGCCGATTCCATGAGCGCTTCCGGGCGCAGACCGGCACCACCCCGGCCCGCCGGCTGGCCGAGCTGCGGCTGGACCGGGCGGAGGCGCTGCTTCGCGCCGGAGATCTGCCCTTGGCGGACGTGGCATTGTCGGTGGGCTTCTCCGACCAGAGCGCCCTGACCCGCAGCCTGCGCCGCCGCCGCGGCACCACGCCGGGGGCGTTGCGGAACCGACTCTAG
- a CDS encoding alpha/beta fold hydrolase, translating to MSSTPTIILVHGAFADGSSWNRVIPRLQAEGLAAVAVQNPLVSLDDDVAHVQRAIDRTKGPVLLVGHSWGGAVITQIGDQERVKALVYVAAFAPDAGQSPNDTLKPFPPSAGLSGVSVDKGRFLTLTPEGMARNFAQDLAPEEAALLAATQGPVAAACFATRVSAAAWKAKPAWYIVATQDRMLPPDFLRATAGRIGARTVEVESGHAPHLSHPDAVAAVIVEAARAAV from the coding sequence ATGAGTTCCACCCCGACCATCATCCTCGTTCACGGCGCCTTCGCCGACGGCTCCAGCTGGAACCGGGTGATCCCCCGCCTGCAGGCGGAGGGGCTGGCGGCGGTCGCGGTGCAGAACCCGCTGGTGTCGCTCGACGACGATGTCGCCCATGTCCAGCGCGCCATCGACCGGACGAAGGGGCCGGTGCTGCTGGTCGGCCATTCCTGGGGCGGGGCGGTCATCACCCAGATCGGCGATCAGGAGCGGGTGAAGGCGCTGGTCTATGTCGCCGCCTTCGCCCCCGATGCCGGGCAATCGCCGAACGATACGCTGAAGCCCTTCCCGCCATCGGCCGGCCTGTCCGGCGTCTCGGTCGACAAGGGCCGTTTCCTCACCCTGACACCGGAAGGCATGGCCCGCAACTTCGCCCAGGATCTGGCACCGGAAGAGGCCGCCCTGCTGGCCGCAACCCAGGGGCCGGTGGCAGCCGCCTGCTTCGCCACCAGGGTTTCCGCCGCCGCCTGGAAGGCAAAGCCCGCCTGGTACATCGTCGCCACCCAGGACCGCATGCTGCCGCCGGACTTCCTGCGCGCCACCGCCGGGCGCATCGGCGCCCGCACCGTCGAGGTCGAGAGCGGCCACGCCCCCCACCTGTCGCACCCGGACGCCGTTGCGGCGGTGATCGTCGAGGCGGCGCGCGCCGCGGTCTAG